A window of Diospyros lotus cultivar Yz01 chromosome 14, ASM1463336v1, whole genome shotgun sequence contains these coding sequences:
- the LOC127790489 gene encoding gibberellin-regulated protein 11-like: protein MATGHLLLLLAILPFFLTKVSSDLKPEDNSHNTIQGGLMRGPTRRLMQEIDCGGLCKQRCSLHSRPNVCRRACGTCCLRCKCVPPGTSGNQEACGTCYTGMTTHGNRTKCP from the exons ATGGCTACTGGTCACCTTCTCCTTCTTCTGGCAATCCTCCCCTTCTTCCTCACTAAG GTTTCGTCTGATCTCAAGCCCGAGGACAATTCACATAACACCATCCAG GGTGGATTGATGAGAGGACCAACCAGAAGGCTCATGCAAGAAATTG ACTGTGGGGGATTGTGCAAGCAAAGGTGCAGCCTGCACTCGAGGCCAAACGTGTGCAGGAGGGCGTGCGGCACGTGCTGCCTGAGATGCAAGTGCGTGCCACCTGGGACTTCCGGCAATCAAGAAGCGTGTGGCACGTGCTACACCGGAATGACCACCCATGGCAACCGGACCAAGTGCCCATGA
- the LOC127790455 gene encoding uncharacterized protein LOC127790455, protein MARISEQETTLGHASSRAILARVIRSKASPGRFSLMSEPISTLLKALGEMRTEASQPSTMQSWKKVRRMAAAVVGLEICFVVTVSCMIWSNLGHDWA, encoded by the coding sequence ATGGCAAGGATATCAGAGCAAGAGACAACCCTAGGGCACGCAAGCTCAAGGGCAATCTTGGCACGAGTTATTAGGTCAAAGGCATCACCAGGGAGGTTCTCGTTAATGTCGGAGCCCATCTCGACCTTGTTGAAGGCATTGGGGGAGATGAGGACGGAGGCGTCACAACCATCAACCATGCAATCGTGGAAGAAGGTGCGAAGGATGGCGGCCGCAGTGGTGGGGTTAGAGATTTGCTTTGTGGTCACCGTCTCTTGCATGATCTGGTCAAATCTCGGACATGATTGGGCATAG